The following are from one region of the Lytechinus variegatus isolate NC3 chromosome 4, Lvar_3.0, whole genome shotgun sequence genome:
- the LOC121412857 gene encoding uncharacterized protein LOC121412857, whose product MLDMLQTTPRTICLSNRVDITDVSMITPQQNKSSQKASVVFNIEEIKPQEENTEGENILLCSQSVRKKEMLNSAPVSFTANSCTSDDKCSQLKDCRLQPFELDEILGRDSIDALEEWVTAYNTLLWKISFRDTNGPKDELPLNYDINKVDDVEYTILYKAALEGNLKEVEELISKGVNLDKPCKGGLWPLHAAAEEGHADIVDFLILHGADPSVESNMGQTPIHTAVTKGHLCIIESLIAEGVDVNKEDSAGQTPFNVAIQHGHLDAVKYLIINGAIQNRYDGMTPLYAAAQLGHQDIVSFFVSDGADVNEENDDGRIPLHGAAIISNMEIMKNLIRKGSDVNKADTTGWTPFNAANQKGNLDAVKYLIDKGAKQNRNGGITPLYAAARFSYLDIVEFFICHSTDVNEVNDSGRIPLHGAAIKGNMKVVEYLIEHGSDVNKCDSEGWTSFNAAIQYGHLEAVKYLINKGAKRNRYDGATPLYFAAQLGHIDIVEYLISNGADVNDEDDDGKIPLHGAASEGHLDIMEYLTESGSNVNKADPKGWTPFNAAIQEGHLEAVKYLINKGAKRNRYDGATPLYFAAQLGHIDIVEYLISNGADVNDEDDDGKIPLHGAASEGHLDIMEYLTESGSNVNKADPKGWTPFNAAIQEGHLEAVKYLMDKGAKQNRYDGMTPLYAAAQFGHINIVEFFISNGAAVNNEHDNGMIPLHCAASRGHLCIMEYLIELGSDVNKADQKGCTPFNAAINYGHLEAVKYLIDKGAKQNKYDGMTPLFTAAQFGHLDIVEYFISNGADVNEEEDNGMIPLHGAAFGGNTEIMNYLIQQGSDVNKAKSKGWAPINAAIQEGHLEAVKYLIDKGAKQNRYDGMTPLYTAAQFGHLDIVEYCISNGADVNEEDDNGMIPLHGAAFGGNTEIMKYLIQKGSDVNKANSKGWAPINAAIQEGHLEAVKYLMDKGAKQNRYDGMTPLYAAAQFGHINIVEFFISNGAAVNNEHDNGMIPLHCAASRGHLCIMEYLIELGSDVNKADQKGCTPFNAAINYGHLEAVKYLIDKGAKQNKYDGMTPLFTAAQFGHLDIVEYLISNGADVNDEDDNGKIPLHGAASEGHLDIMDYLTESGSNVNKADPKGWTPFNAAIKYGHLEAVKYLIDKGAKQNRYDGATPLYFAAQFGHIDIVEYLISNGADVNDEDDNGKIPLHGAASEGHLDIMEYLTESGSNVNKADPKGWTPFNAAIQEGHLEAVKYLMDKGAKQNRYDGMTPLYAAAQFGHINIVELFISNGAAVNNEHDNGMIPLHCAASRGHLCIMEYLIELGSDVNKADQKGCTPFNAAINYGHLEAVKHLIDKGAKQNKYDGMTPLFTAAQFGHLDIVEYFISNGADVNEEEDNGMIPLHGAAFGGNTEIMKYLIQQGSDVNKAKSKGWAPINAAIQEGHLEAVKYLMDKGAKQNRYDEVTTLYAAAEFGHLDTVKFFISSGADVNEEDDNGMIPLHGAASECHLDIMEYLTELGSDVNKADQKGCTPFNAAINYGHLEAIKYLIDKGAKQNRYDGMTSLYTAAQFGHLDIVEYFISNGADVNEEDDNGRIPLHGAAISGNMKIMEYLIQQGSDVNKANQKGWTSFNAAIQYGHLEAVKYLMDKGAKQNRYGGMTPLYAAAEFGHLDIVKFFISNGADVNEEDDIGEIPLHGAASGGHLDIMEYLIQEGTDVNKGDTKGWTPLNAAIQCGHLEVVKYLMDNGAKQNRYDGMTPLYIAAQAEHLDVVKFLVSNGADVNEVDDEGMSALYAAARIGNIEIVEYFIQQGSDVNKTNNNGLTPLNTAIIEGQLKVVKFLIAKGANCSSYEGMTPLYIATQYGHIDVVKFLVSKGYNVNKGTESKKSPLHAACYNGNIDMVEYLLLNNADVNKQDQDGWTPLQAAAQEGHLQIVKYLSVCDMKDMDGITSIQASPNTAHSTCQIQGILSTDTFAQIASRNQQHEGHRTAIQAESATHAEQSKLHVHNIYDDNAFIQEERCDELSLSTGAYRAEGSVNQEPNPFSDAQTKSAEKSEHGSTQDDIDAVQNIMTRKQYNRANDTSRPVSLGPQKWQYSGFGPPFLQTLNNSVANGQISEDPWSRCHLLTEEIGQTRNPPNLITTRKDRAIHGASSESNRTLRSKPSSTGLQDVYYKKHLSYIGATSGNAGWKFLSKFRSTWKGRPPSTLLIVETLLHALLAFAIILAGCPVHVAGNGLTEGVTLQAGSQGVVPFHLPWSTNDTSQGVLYFTVRFESLNHPFCNNGIRETEGFKISTQFSRFTTSVTGLDTAPCVNVFIDDVDTVDQDRYIFTAILYKLGDIRREVIKKEVAVTVPPGSANCFITLNDNCAYGEVRCRATTGSVGTSLSCYQNDEKLNVLDDISDIGRETSGTFCLVHDTAFSCCSHEVTSDVNVATCNDFQWPPRVPGKPTTTQNIPESLTDSIISRPTYSNLETSQMAEIEFDIDSGAGRQKPPLLKYLLYPLIHALHFVY is encoded by the exons ATGCTAGACATGCTACAAACTACACCGAGAACAATCTGTCTTTCTAACAGGGTCGATATTACGGACGTCTCAATGATCACACCGCAACAGAACAAGTCATCGCAGAAAGCCTCCGTGGTTTTCAATATTGAAGAAATAAAACCTCAAGAAGAGAATACAGAGGGAGAAAATATTCTTCTATGTAGTCAATCAGTCCGTAAGAAAGAAATGTTGAACAGCGCTCCTGTATCCTTCACAGCCAACTCGTGTACTTCAGATGATAAGTGTAGCCAACTAAAAGACTGCAGACTCCAACCATTTGAACTGGACGAGATCTTAGGCAGAGATTCGATTGATGCTTTAGAAGAATGGGTTACAGCATACAACACACTCCTCTGGAAAATATCCTTTAGGGATACCAATGGGCCAAAAGACGAACTACCACTCAATTATGACATAAACAAGGTGGATGATGTAGAATACACCATACTGTACAAGGCAGCCTTAGAAGGAAACCTAAAAGAAGTTGAGGAACTTATTTCAAAGGGAGTAAACCTGGACAAACCGTGCAAGGGTGGCCTTTGGCCTCTTCATGCAGCAGCTGAAGAAGGTCATGCTGATATTGTGGATTTCCTCATCCTACACGGAGCGGACCCGAGTGTTGAAAGCAACATGGGTCAGACACCTATTCATACAGCAGTGACCAAAGGTCATTTGTGCATCATAGAAAGTCTAATTGCAGAAGGGGTTGATGTAAACAAGGAGGATAGCGCAGGTCAGACCCCATTCAATGTTGCCATTCAACATGGCCATCTAGACGCTGTCAAATACCTCATCATTAATGGAGCAATACAAAACAGATATGATGGAATGACCCCACTCTATGCAGCAGCTCAATTAGGACACCAAGATATTGTAAGCTTCTTCGTTTCCGATGGAGCTGATGTGAACGAAGAAAATGACGATGGAAGAATTCCCTTACATGGAGCTGCTATCATCAGTAACATGGAGATCATGAAAAATCTCATTCGAAAGGGTTCCGACGTGAACAAGGCAGATACGACAGGATGGACTCCATTCAATGCTGCCAATCAGAAAGGTAATCTAGACGCTGTCAAATACCTCATAGATAAAGGTGCTAAACAGAACAGGAATGGTGGAATTACTCCGTTATATGCTGCAGCTCGGTTCAGTTATCTAGACATCGTGGAATTCTTCATTTGTCATAGCACTGATGTGAATGAGGTAAATGATAGTGGGAGGATTCCCCTCCACGGAGCCGCTATTAAAGGAAACATGAAAGTTGTGGAATATCTCATTGAACATGGGTCTGATGTGAACAAATGTGATTCAGAGGGTTGGACATCATTCAATGCTGCTATCCAATACGGTCACCTAgaagctgtcaaatatctcataaataAAGGAGCCAAGAGGAACAGGTATGATGGAGCGACCCCACTCTATTTTGCAGCTCAACTCGGCCATATAGATATCGTAGAATACCTCATTTCCAATGGCGCTGACGTGaatgatgaagacgatgatggGAAGATTCCTCTTCATGGTGCTGCTAGTGAAGGCCATCTAGATATCATGGAGTATCTCACTGAGTCAGGGTCGAATGTGAACAAGGCTGATCCAAAGGGttggacaccattcaatgctgctaTTCAAGAAGGTCATCTAgaagctgtcaaatatctcataaataAAGGAGCCAAGAGGAACAGGTATGATGGAGCGACCCCACTCTATTTTGCAGCTCAACTCGGCCATATAGATATCGTAGAATACCTCATTTCCAATGGCGCTGACGTGaatgatgaagacgatgatggGAAGATTCCTCTTCATGGTGCTGCTAGTGAAGGCCATCTAGATATCATGGAGTATCTCACTGAGTCAGGGTCGAATGTGAACAAGGCTGATCCAAAGGGttggacaccattcaatgctgctaTTCAAGAAGGTCATCTAgaagctgtcaaatatctcatgGATAAAGGAGCCAAGCAGAATAGATATGATGGAATGACCCCACTCTATGCTGCAGCTCAATTCGGTCATATCAATATCGTGGAATTTTTCATCTCAAATGGTGCTGCTGTTAATAACGAACATGATAATGGGATGATTCCTCTTCATTGTGCTGCTAGTCGAGGCCATCTATGTATCATGGAGTATCTCATTGAATTAGGGTCAGATGTGAACAAAGCTGATCAAAAGGGCTGTacaccattcaatgctgctaTTAACTACGGTCATCTAgaagctgtcaaatatctcatagatAAAGGAGCAAAGCAGAACAAGTATGACGGCATGACTCCACTCTTTACTGCAGCTCAATTCGGTCATCTAGATATCGTGGAATACTTCATTTCTAATGGCGCTGATGTGAATGAAGAAGAGGATAATGGGATGATTCCTCTTCATGGAGCTGCTTTTGGAGGAAACACAGAAATCATGAATTATCTCATTCAACAAGGGTCAGATGTAAACAAGGCTAAATCAAAGGGATGGGCACCAATCAATGCTGCTATTCAAGAAGGTCATCTAgaagctgtcaaatatctcatagatAAAGGAGCAAAGCAGAACAGGTATGACGGAATGACTCCACTCTATACTGCAGCTCAATTCGGTCATCTAGATATCGTGGAATACTGCATTTCTAATGGCGCTGATgtgaatgaagaagatgataatgggATGATTCCTCTTCATGGAGCTGCTTTTGGAGGAAACACAGAAATCATGAAATATCTCATTCAAAAAGGGTCAGATGTGAACAAGGCTAATTCAAAGGGATGGGCACCAATCAATGCTGCTATTCAAGAAGGTCATCTAgaagctgtcaaatatctcatgGATAAAGGAGCCAAGCAGAATAGATATGATGGAATGACCCCACTCTATGCTGCAGCTCAATTCGGTCATATCAATATCGTGGAATTTTTCATCTCAAATGGTGCTGCTGTTAATAACGAACATGATAATGGGATGATTCCTCTTCATTGTGCTGCTAGTCGAGGCCATCTATGTATCATGGAGTATCTCATTGAATTAGGGTCAGATGTGAACAAAGCTGATCAAAAGGGCTGTacaccattcaatgctgctaTTAACTACGGTCATCTAgaagctgtcaaatatctcatagatAAAGGAGCAAAGCAGAACAAGTATGACGGCATGACTCCACTCTTTACTGCAGCTCAATTCGGTCATCTAGATATCGTAGAATACCTCATTTCCAATGGCGCTGACGTGAATGATGAAGACGATAATGGGAAGATTCCTCTTCATGGTGCTGCTAGTGAAGGCCATCTAGATATCATGGATTATCTCACTGAGTCAGGGTCGAATGTGAACAAGGCTGATCCAAAGGGttggacaccattcaatgctgctaTTAAATACGGTCATCTAgaagctgtcaaatatctcatagatAAAGGAGCCAAGCAGAACAGGTATGATGGAGCGACCCCACTCTATTTTGCAGCTCAATTCGGCCATATAGATATCGTAGAATACCTCATTTCCAATGGCGCTGACGTGAATGATGAAGACGATAATGGGAAGATTCCTCTTCATGGTGCTGCTAGTGAAGGCCATCTAGATATCATGGAGTATCTCACTGAGTCAGGGTCGAATGTGAACAAGGCTGATCCAAAGGGttggacaccattcaatgctgctaTTCAAGAAGGTCATCTAgaagctgtcaaatatctcatgGATAAAGGAGCCAAGCAGAATAGATATGATGGAATGACCCCACTCTATGCTGCAGCTCAATTCGGTCATATCAATATCGTGGAACTTTTCATCTCAAATGGTGCTGCTGTTAATAACGAACATGATAATGGGATGATTCCTCTTCATTGTGCTGCTAGTCGAGGCCATCTATGTATCATGGAGTATCTCATTGAATTAGGGTCAGATGTGAACAAAGCTGATCAAAAGGGCTGTacaccattcaatgctgctaTTAACTACGGTCATCTAGAAGCTGTCAAACATCTCATAGATAAAGGAGCAAAGCAGAACAAGTATGACGGCATGACTCCACTCTTTACTGCAGCTCAATTCGGTCATCTAGATATCGTGGAATACTTCATTTCTAATGGCGCTGATGTGAATGAAGAAGAGGATAATGGGATGATTCCTCTTCATGGAGCTGCTTTTGGAGGAAACACAGAAATCATGAAATATCTCATTCAACAAGGGTCAGATGTAAACAAGGCTAAATCAAAGGGATGGGCACCAATCAATGCTGCTATTCAAGAAGGTCATCTAgaagctgtcaaatatctcatgGATAAAGGAGCCAAGCAGAATAGATATGATGAAGTGACTACACTGTACGCTGCAGCTGAATTCGGTCATTTAGATACCGTGAAATTCTTCATTTCTAGTGGCGCTGATGTGAATGAAGAGGATGATAATGGGATGATTCCTCTTCATGGTGCTGCTTCTGAATGCCATCTAGATATCATGGAGTATCTTACTGAGTTAGGGTCAGATGTGAACAAAGCCGATCAAAAGGGCTGTacaccattcaatgctgctaTTAATTACGGTCATCTAGAAGCTATCAAATATCTCATAGATAAAGGAGCAAAGCAGAACAGGTATGACGGAATGACTTCACTCTATACTGCAGCTCAATTCGGTCATTTAGATATCGTGGAATACTTCATTTCTAATGGCGCTGATgtgaatgaagaagatgataatgggAGAATCCCCCTTCATGGAGCAGCTATCAGTGGTAACATGAAGATCATGGAGTATCTCATCCAACAAGGGTCTGATGTGAACAAAGCTAATCAGAAAGGTTGGACATCATTCAATGCTGCTATTCAATACGGCCACCTAgaagctgtcaaatatctcatgGATAAAGGAGCCAAGCAGAATAGATATGGTGGAATGACCCCACTCTATGCTGCAGCTGAATTCGGACATTTAGATATTGTGAAATTCTTCATTTCTAATGGTGCTGATgtgaatgaagaagatgatattGGGGAGATTCCTCTTCATGGAGCTGCTAGTGGAGGCCATCTAGATATCATGGAGTATCTCATTCAAGAAGGGACAGATGTGAACAAGGGTGATACAAAAGGTTGGACGCCATTAAATGCTGCTATCCAATGCGGTCATCTAGAAGTTGTCAAATATCTCATGGATAACGGAGCCAAGCAGAACAGATATGATGGAATGACTCCACTGTATATTGCAGCACAAGCTGAACATTTAGATGTAGTCAAATTTTTGGTATCCAACGGTGCTGACGTCAATGAGGTAGATGACGAAGGGATGAGTGCTCTATACGCTGCTGCCCGTATTGGTAACATTGAAATCGTTGAGTATTTCATTCAGCAAGGCTCTGATGTTAACAAGACAAACAACAATGGACTGACACCACTGAACACAGCAATCATTGAAGGCCAGTTGAAAGTTGTTAAATTTCTCATTGCTAAAGGAGCCAATTGTTCAAGTTATGAAGGTATGACTCCACTTTACATCGCTACTCAATACGGCCATATTGACGTAGTAAAATTTCTTGTGTCCAAGGGATATAATGTGAACAAAGGGACTGAGAGCAAGAAATCTCCGCTTCATGCAGCATGTTACAATGGTAACATCGATATGGTAGAATACCTACTTCTCAACAATGCTGATGTGAATAAACAAGATCAAGATGGATGGACGCCACTTCAAGCCGCTGCACAAGAAGGACACCTACAGATAGTCAAGTATCTGTCAGTGTGTGATATGAAGGATATGGATGGTATAACTTCGATACAGGCGTCGCCAAACACAGCTCATTCAACTTGTCAAATACAAGGAATATTGAGTACTGACACCTTTGCTCAAATTGCGTCACGAAATCAACAACATGAAGGTCATCGGACTGCAATCCAAGCAGAATCTGCAACACATGCAGAACAATCCAAACTACACGTTCATAATATCTATGATGACAATGCTTTCATCCAAGAGGAAAGGTGTGATGAACTCTCGTTGAGCACTGGGGCTTATAGAGCTGAGGGTAGCGTCAATCAGGAGCCTAATCCTTTCTCTGATGCCCAGACGAAATCTGCTGAAAAATCTGAACATGGTTCAACCCAGGATGACATTGACGCAGTGCAAAACATCATGACTAGGAAACAATACAACCGAGCCAATGATACAAGCCGTCCTGTCTCGCTCGGACCTCAGAAATGGCAATACAGCGGATTTGGCCCACCATTCCTTCAAACCCTGAACAACTCTGTGGCAAATGGGCAGATTTCAGAAGACCCATGGTCGAGATGTCATCTCTTAACTGAAGAGATTGGACAAACCAGA AACCCTCCAAATCTGATCACTACAAGAAAAGATCGTGCCATTCATGGAGCTTCGTCAGAGTCAAACAG AACCCTAAGATCAAAACCTTCATCAACTGGTCTTCAAGATGTCTACTACAAAAAACACCTCTCCTATATAGGAGCAACTTCTGGCAACGCTGGATGGAAATTCTTG TCGAAATTTCGAAGCACATGGAAAGGTCGCCCCCCTTCAACTCTGCTGATCGTTGAAACTCTCCTGCATGCGCTGTTAGCTTTCGCCATCATTCTTGCAGGATGTCCAGTTCACGTAGCAGGCAACGGTCTCACCGAAGGGGTGACTCTTCAAGCAGGTAGTCAGGGTGTAGTCCCATTCCATTTGCCTTGGTCTACTAATGATACATCCCAGGGTGTTCTATATTTTACAGTTCGGTTCGAATCACTAAATCATCCATTTTGCAATAATGGGATACGTGAGACAGAGGGTTTCAAAATCTCAACGCAGTTTTCAAGATTTACGACATCTGTCACAGGCTTGGACACAGCTCCCTGCGTAAATGTATTCATAGATGATGTTGATACTGTAGACCAGGATAGATACATATTCACTGCAATCTTGTACAAGCTAGGAGACATAAGGCGTGAAGTTATTAAAAAAGAGGTCGCTGTAACTGTTCCACCTGGATCAGCAAATTGCTTCATTACTTTAAATGACAACTGCGCTTATGGAGAAGTACGATGTCGAGCCACCACTGGAAGTGTAGGAACCTCACTATCATGTTACCAAAATGACGAAAAGCTTAATGTCCTTGATGACATCTCAGATATAGGGCGGGAAACCAGTGGTACATTTTGTCTTGTTCATGACACTGCTTTCTCTTGCTGTTCACATGAAGTGACGTCAGACGTAAATGTAGCGACGTGTAATGACTTCCAGTGGCCACCTCGCGTGCCTGGTAAACCCACTACAACACAGAACATACCTGAATCCCTTACCGATAGCATCATTAGTAGGCCTACTTACTCCAATCTTGAAACCAGTCAAATGGCCGAAATAGAATTTGATATCGATTCCGGGGCTGGTAGGCAAAAACCTCCACTTCTCAAATACTTATTATACCCATTGATTCACGCCCTTCACTTTGTCTACTAA